One window of Acidobacteriaceae bacterium genomic DNA carries:
- a CDS encoding MFS transporter — protein sequence MRKARWRILPLLSIGYLLAFMDRANISFAAEPMNRDLHFTPYVYGLGAGLFFVSYALCEVPSNLLLLRFGARRWLARIMFTWGLLAMAMLFVRGHASFYGMRLLLGVAEAGYFPGAVYFMSLWFPAKERARAISFFYVSLPLASVVMGSAAGTLLRLDGRYGLHGWQWLFLLEGIPAVLLSVAIWFSLSERPRAATWLREDEREALESEIADAYPPAHSQRRSALVAVLRDVRVWLLGLCGFCLLGANYAENFFLPEILRKLTGASTGTVGYMIALAAGAGAVAMIVNGMHSDRARERRWHVLVPVLLMAALMLIAGIHLQGWIAAVVLLLALPVFFSMQAPWVAVFVELFRGEQAALAIATVNMLSIVGGFAGPYWMGWMREFTGGYAVGIGSLCVVWLVMGGSLALATRSRSDARMESVGDLIVASEKSL from the coding sequence CCGATGAACCGCGACCTGCACTTTACGCCGTACGTGTATGGGCTGGGCGCGGGCCTGTTTTTTGTGAGCTACGCGCTGTGCGAGGTGCCGTCCAACCTGCTGCTGCTGAGGTTCGGGGCGCGACGCTGGCTGGCGCGGATCATGTTTACGTGGGGCCTGCTGGCGATGGCCATGCTCTTTGTGCGCGGGCATGCAAGCTTCTATGGCATGAGGCTGCTGCTGGGTGTCGCCGAGGCCGGGTATTTTCCCGGCGCAGTGTACTTTATGTCACTGTGGTTTCCGGCGAAGGAGCGGGCGCGCGCGATCAGCTTCTTCTATGTCTCGCTGCCGCTCGCGAGCGTCGTAATGGGAAGCGCTGCGGGAACTCTGCTGCGGCTCGATGGACGTTATGGCCTGCACGGCTGGCAGTGGCTTTTTCTGCTGGAGGGTATTCCCGCCGTGCTGCTGAGTGTGGCGATCTGGTTCAGCCTGTCAGAGAGACCCAGAGCTGCGACGTGGCTGCGCGAGGACGAACGAGAGGCGCTTGAGTCCGAGATAGCAGACGCTTATCCGCCGGCGCATTCTCAAAGGCGGAGCGCTTTGGTTGCTGTGCTGCGCGACGTTCGCGTGTGGCTTCTCGGACTTTGTGGGTTCTGTCTGCTGGGAGCGAACTATGCTGAAAACTTTTTTCTGCCTGAGATTCTTCGCAAGCTGACGGGAGCGTCGACGGGCACTGTCGGCTATATGATCGCGCTGGCGGCCGGTGCAGGAGCGGTAGCCATGATCGTGAACGGGATGCATTCGGACCGGGCGCGCGAGCGTCGCTGGCATGTACTTGTTCCCGTGCTTCTGATGGCTGCGCTGATGTTAATTGCCGGGATTCATCTGCAGGGTTGGATCGCTGCGGTGGTTCTTCTGCTGGCGCTGCCGGTGTTCTTTTCGATGCAGGCTCCGTGGGTTGCCGTCTTCGTAGAGTTGTTCCGGGGCGAGCAGGCAGCGCTGGCGATCGCTACCGTCAATATGCTCTCCATCGTTGGCGGGTTTGCGGGCCCGTATTGGATGGGGTGGATGCGTGAATTCACCGGCGGGTATGCGGTGGGAATTGGGTCGCTCTGCGTCGTGTGGCTGGTGATGGGGGGTTCGCTGGCGCTGGCAACGCGGAGCAGGTCGGACGCCAGGATGGAATCCGTTGGAGATCTGATCGTTGCGAGTGAGAAAAGCTTGTAA
- a CDS encoding VOC family protein, translating to MANPFVHLELNTTDLKKAQTFYGEMFGWQFQDNDMGQFGIYSTFKPEKDPGGGMYAAPNMPQGWLAYVGVDDIKAATAKAKSLGAQIFIDSHEIPNVGWMSVMNDPTGSRIALFQPK from the coding sequence ATGGCAAACCCATTTGTTCATCTGGAGCTGAATACGACTGATTTGAAGAAGGCGCAGACGTTCTACGGCGAGATGTTCGGGTGGCAGTTTCAGGACAACGATATGGGGCAGTTTGGGATCTATTCGACGTTCAAGCCCGAGAAGGATCCTGGCGGCGGAATGTACGCCGCTCCGAACATGCCGCAGGGATGGCTTGCCTACGTTGGCGTCGATGACATCAAGGCCGCGACTGCGAAGGCGAAATCGCTGGGTGCGCAGATATTCATCGACTCGCACGAGATTCCGAACGTCGGTTGGATGTCCGTGATGAATGATCCGACGGGATCGCGCATCGCGCTGTTCCAGCCGAAGTAA
- a CDS encoding cupin domain-containing protein: MTTSTTSLDDGTMVDRMAQFDLNQEIADAASKKPWQSGQYAKTLFKKHDLRVVLISMESGAHMKEHHADGTISVQVLKGKLRLNVGGKPHELSTGNLFTLGASIRHDVEALEDSAFLLTISWPNAEELAAMKHRGYGS, encoded by the coding sequence ATGACCACATCCACCACCTCCCTCGACGATGGCACCATGGTCGACCGGATGGCGCAATTCGATCTCAACCAGGAGATCGCCGACGCGGCGAGCAAGAAGCCCTGGCAGTCCGGCCAATATGCAAAAACGCTCTTCAAGAAACACGACTTACGCGTCGTGCTCATCTCCATGGAAAGCGGCGCGCACATGAAGGAGCACCACGCCGACGGCACCATCTCCGTCCAGGTCCTCAAAGGCAAGCTCCGCTTGAACGTCGGCGGCAAACCGCACGAGCTCTCGACCGGCAATCTCTTCACGCTCGGCGCATCCATCCGCCACGATGTCGAAGCGCTCGAAGACTCCGCCTTCCTGCTCACCATTTCGTGGCCGAACGCCGAAGAGCTCGCCGCCATGAAACACCGCGGCTACGGCAGCTAA
- a CDS encoding isoprenylcysteine carboxylmethyltransferase family protein, translating into MLLLRLALFTVLVPGVVAGYLPWSFGPRHLAHGAWQLGWLLIVAGTLVYLLCATRFFAAHGTPAIFFIRPLRAVVGEEPSSLVLTGLYRYSRNPMYVGVLLVILGQACIFDSRAILQYAVFVFICFHLVVVLLEEPHLRNRDPAAFDEFTRRTPRWLGPHHKA; encoded by the coding sequence GTGCTTCTCTTGCGGCTTGCCCTGTTCACCGTTCTGGTGCCGGGCGTTGTCGCCGGCTACCTGCCGTGGAGCTTCGGCCCGCGCCATCTCGCGCACGGCGCATGGCAGCTTGGCTGGCTGCTCATCGTTGCGGGCACGCTCGTCTACCTCCTCTGCGCCACGCGATTCTTTGCCGCACACGGCACGCCGGCTATCTTCTTCATCCGACCCCTGCGCGCTGTGGTTGGGGAAGAGCCGTCCAGTCTCGTTCTCACCGGTCTCTACCGCTACTCGCGCAATCCAATGTACGTCGGCGTCCTCCTGGTGATCCTCGGCCAGGCCTGCATCTTCGACTCGAGAGCCATCCTCCAGTACGCCGTCTTCGTCTTCATCTGCTTCCACCTTGTTGTCGTGCTGCTCGAAGAGCCGCACCTGCGCAACCGCGATCCTGCAGCCTTCGACGAGTTTACTCGCAGGACACCGCGATGGCTCGGCCCGCATCACAAGGCGTAG
- a CDS encoding dipeptidase: protein MSEAAIAYAQNNGERFVEELKELLRIPSVSTAPEHAGDVRRAAEFAAEKLRAAGMENVRLIETTSEKHKNGHPLVYADWLLAGSEKPTVLCYAHYDVQPPDPLDEWKSPPFEPAERNGNIYARGAVDDKGQLMIHLKAIESLMKTDGKLPVNVRVILEGEEEVGGEGIATYVREHGDTLKADAALVSDSEMFAPELPTLCVGLRGMIYTEIEARGAAQDLHSGMYGGAAPNPFVALAQIIARMKREDGHIAIPGFYDGIEEPTKDELESWRALPFDEDEYLKHEVGSTELTGEEMFSVLERTWSRPTMDVHGMPGGFTGAGAKTVIPAKAVAKVSFRLVPGMKPMDIFEKYKAFVQEICPNGITVDVRMIHFGDPIVMSSDNPYIRAAKQAMAEVFHKDTVFIRSGGSIPIVGDFVRELGIPTVLMGFGLPDDNLHAPNEKFNLSNFHRGIESVIRFFDIVGEQGR, encoded by the coding sequence ATGAGTGAAGCGGCGATTGCCTATGCGCAGAACAATGGAGAGCGGTTTGTCGAAGAGTTGAAGGAGCTGTTGCGGATTCCGTCGGTTTCGACGGCGCCCGAGCATGCGGGCGATGTGCGCAGGGCGGCGGAGTTCGCCGCGGAAAAGCTGCGCGCGGCCGGCATGGAGAATGTCCGGTTGATCGAGACGACAAGCGAGAAGCATAAGAATGGGCACCCGCTGGTGTATGCGGATTGGCTGCTTGCAGGCTCAGAGAAGCCGACCGTCCTTTGCTATGCGCATTACGATGTGCAACCGCCCGATCCGCTGGATGAGTGGAAGTCGCCGCCGTTTGAGCCGGCGGAGCGCAACGGCAACATCTACGCGCGTGGTGCGGTTGATGACAAAGGCCAGTTGATGATTCATCTGAAGGCGATCGAGTCGCTGATGAAGACGGATGGCAAGCTGCCGGTAAATGTGCGCGTCATCCTCGAGGGCGAGGAGGAGGTTGGCGGGGAGGGAATTGCGACCTATGTGCGCGAGCACGGCGACACTCTGAAGGCTGATGCCGCGCTGGTGAGCGACTCGGAGATGTTTGCGCCGGAGCTGCCGACGCTGTGTGTGGGGTTGCGCGGGATGATCTACACGGAGATTGAGGCGCGTGGGGCGGCGCAGGATTTGCACTCCGGCATGTATGGCGGGGCGGCGCCGAATCCGTTTGTGGCGCTGGCACAGATCATCGCGCGGATGAAACGCGAGGATGGGCATATTGCCATTCCGGGTTTTTACGACGGTATCGAGGAGCCGACGAAAGACGAGCTGGAATCATGGCGTGCGCTGCCGTTTGATGAGGACGAATACCTGAAGCATGAGGTGGGGTCTACCGAGCTGACAGGCGAAGAGATGTTCTCGGTGCTGGAGCGCACGTGGTCGCGGCCGACGATGGATGTGCACGGGATGCCGGGTGGGTTTACCGGCGCGGGAGCCAAGACGGTCATCCCCGCCAAGGCGGTGGCGAAGGTAAGTTTTCGGCTGGTGCCCGGAATGAAGCCGATGGACATCTTCGAGAAGTACAAGGCCTTCGTGCAGGAGATCTGCCCGAATGGCATCACGGTTGATGTGCGGATGATCCACTTCGGCGATCCGATTGTGATGAGCTCCGACAATCCGTACATCCGCGCGGCGAAGCAGGCGATGGCGGAGGTCTTCCATAAGGACACGGTGTTTATTCGCAGCGGCGGGTCGATTCCGATCGTCGGCGACTTTGTGCGCGAGTTGGGGATTCCGACCGTGTTGATGGGCTTCGGGCTGCCGGACGACAATCTGCACGCGCCGAACGAGAAGTTCAATCTCTCGAACTTCCACCGCGGAATCGAATCCGTGATCCGCTTCTTCGACATTGTGGGCGAGCAAGGCCGGTGA
- a CDS encoding molybdenum cofactor guanylyltransferase: MSDAKLPVHGFVLAGGKSTRMGRDKALLEIGERPMAEIAIRKLESFCAEVSIAGNRDDLGAFGAIVPEERVGAGPAAGIEAGLRAARQPWALFVPVDVPLVPADLLRMWAAQVLREPRVVVGHLYVFGDQPAFCMIRSGCGQAFTAALETGERKLARLFDRLVQSGGVHRVYSVRELYGAGYPGDEVLRRMFMNVNTPEELAIAQHCTVES, encoded by the coding sequence GTGAGCGACGCAAAACTGCCGGTGCACGGCTTCGTACTCGCGGGCGGGAAGAGCACGCGCATGGGTCGCGATAAGGCTCTGCTCGAGATCGGCGAGCGGCCAATGGCTGAGATCGCCATTCGGAAGCTGGAGAGCTTCTGTGCGGAGGTGTCGATTGCCGGGAATCGCGACGACCTTGGTGCGTTTGGAGCGATCGTGCCGGAAGAGCGGGTAGGTGCGGGGCCGGCAGCGGGGATTGAGGCTGGGCTCCGTGCAGCGCGACAGCCCTGGGCGTTATTTGTACCCGTGGACGTGCCGCTGGTTCCAGCGGATTTGCTGCGCATGTGGGCGGCGCAGGTGCTTCGCGAGCCGCGGGTGGTGGTCGGTCACCTGTACGTCTTTGGGGATCAGCCGGCATTTTGCATGATTCGGAGCGGATGCGGGCAGGCGTTCACGGCCGCGCTGGAAACCGGCGAACGCAAGCTGGCGAGGCTGTTTGATCGCCTGGTTCAGAGCGGCGGGGTTCACCGCGTCTACAGCGTGCGTGAGCTTTATGGCGCCGGCTATCCGGGCGATGAGGTTCTGCGCAGGATGTTCATGAATGTGAATACGCCGGAAGAGCTTGCAATCGCGCAGCATTGCACAGTCGAGTCATAG
- a CDS encoding ATP-binding cassette domain-containing protein: MAHVPDPGKSKLDLEPGESLTADVSPEAAPVVEEFMAGAAEANAEEVASAEQDMAFSATAGLPAAEFAGTVTGPYIAFEGVCKSFGEFVVLKDVSFYVNPGETLCILGRSGVGKSVSLQILMGFLKADRGTVLVAGQDISGFTERQMQEVRRKVTMVFQSGALFDSITVGENVAFPLREREHMEEDQIQKLVTGLLDMVGVTGMENLLPSDLSTGMKRSVAIARALAAQPSAILYDEPTTMVDPLMAHLLGELIQLLKTQLHLTSIVVTHDTRFAEKLADRVVFLHEGRARFFGTMEQMKNSDDPVLQEFLSLDELVLPGGGRGGNSPDR; the protein is encoded by the coding sequence ATGGCGCACGTACCCGATCCCGGCAAATCAAAACTCGATCTTGAGCCTGGGGAGTCGCTGACCGCTGACGTTTCGCCGGAAGCCGCGCCGGTTGTCGAGGAGTTCATGGCCGGGGCCGCGGAGGCCAACGCGGAGGAGGTCGCTTCCGCCGAGCAGGACATGGCTTTCAGCGCCACGGCGGGGTTGCCGGCAGCAGAGTTCGCGGGCACTGTCACCGGGCCATACATAGCATTTGAGGGCGTCTGTAAGTCGTTTGGCGAGTTTGTTGTACTGAAGGACGTCAGCTTCTATGTAAATCCTGGGGAGACGCTGTGCATTCTCGGTAGAAGCGGTGTGGGGAAGTCGGTCTCATTGCAGATTCTGATGGGATTTCTGAAGGCCGACCGAGGCACGGTGCTGGTTGCCGGTCAGGACATCAGCGGATTCACCGAGCGGCAGATGCAGGAGGTGCGCCGGAAGGTCACGATGGTCTTTCAGAGCGGGGCGCTGTTTGACTCGATCACGGTGGGCGAGAACGTGGCTTTTCCTTTGCGCGAGCGCGAGCACATGGAGGAGGACCAGATCCAGAAGCTCGTAACCGGTCTGCTGGATATGGTGGGAGTGACCGGGATGGAGAACCTTCTGCCCAGTGACTTATCCACCGGAATGAAGCGCTCGGTGGCGATTGCGCGGGCGTTGGCAGCCCAGCCCTCGGCGATTCTTTACGACGAGCCGACCACGATGGTCGACCCCCTGATGGCGCACCTGCTCGGCGAACTCATCCAACTGCTCAAAACGCAGTTGCATCTCACAAGCATTGTCGTAACTCATGACACGCGGTTCGCCGAAAAACTAGCGGATCGGGTTGTCTTTCTCCACGAGGGCAGGGCACGCTTTTTCGGAACGATGGAACAGATGAAAAACAGCGATGACCCCGTCCTTCAGGAGTTCCTTTCCCTGGATGAATTGGTGCTGCCGGGAGGTGGTCGTGGAGGTAACTCTCCAGACCGGTGA
- a CDS encoding sugar transferase, which translates to MATPDYIEQVVISRRSQRRSRPIAREGTSSVSRPSVVSLVWVVLDCLSVLIAGLIAFRIRLPQATTAEGSLIQHIAGPAPQVLFLYLLLFCFYIVVFARIYGLYRSTDSRSGMHEQRMTVQATLTAGLLLCGTLYLLRAYAVSRIVMIVTVLLTMLMLMVRRALWRRLRQKRFIEGLEVRNVLIVGDGRVGHALRNHLESLPHMGFRFKGFITMDGRSEGVTGSQVVGNIRNCVALARSLFVDEIYFSTPADKHTVISVVEDARALGIEVRVVPDLYDGLAWNAPVEYIGQFPTIPLHRQDFPRDAFLLKRVIDILLASAALVIAAPFMVVIALLIRSDSPGPVLYTADRLGRKGRVFKCYKFRTMVKDADQRREDLQHMNERDGVLFKIKEDPRLTHVGRWLRKYSLDELPQFWNVLKGEMSMVGPRPPLAAEVEKYDLAHLRRLDVLPGITGLWQVEARQDPSFDSYISLDTAYVENWSLMLDMRILARTIGVVFAGTGA; encoded by the coding sequence ATGGCAACACCGGATTACATAGAACAAGTCGTTATCTCGCGGCGCTCTCAACGGCGATCCAGACCCATTGCCCGTGAGGGAACTTCCAGCGTCTCGAGGCCATCAGTCGTCAGCCTGGTGTGGGTGGTGCTGGATTGCCTCAGCGTGCTGATTGCCGGACTGATCGCGTTTCGCATCCGGTTACCTCAAGCTACCACAGCAGAAGGGTCGTTGATTCAGCACATAGCCGGCCCTGCGCCTCAGGTGCTGTTCCTTTATCTGCTGCTGTTCTGTTTCTACATTGTAGTTTTCGCGCGGATCTACGGCCTCTACCGCTCGACAGATTCGCGCAGCGGCATGCACGAACAGCGGATGACGGTCCAGGCGACTCTGACCGCCGGCCTGCTGCTGTGCGGGACGCTTTATCTGCTTCGCGCCTACGCGGTCTCCCGGATCGTCATGATCGTCACGGTGCTGCTGACGATGCTGATGCTGATGGTGCGCCGCGCCCTTTGGCGCAGGTTGCGCCAGAAGCGGTTTATCGAGGGCCTCGAGGTTCGCAATGTGCTGATTGTCGGGGATGGCCGCGTTGGGCATGCGCTGCGCAATCATCTTGAGTCTCTGCCGCACATGGGTTTCCGCTTCAAGGGCTTCATCACCATGGACGGCCGTAGTGAAGGAGTCACCGGGTCACAGGTAGTCGGAAATATCCGCAACTGCGTGGCGCTTGCGCGGTCACTCTTTGTCGATGAGATTTACTTCTCCACTCCGGCCGACAAGCATACGGTGATCTCCGTGGTGGAGGACGCGCGCGCGCTGGGCATCGAGGTGCGTGTTGTGCCGGACCTCTACGACGGCCTGGCGTGGAACGCGCCGGTGGAGTACATCGGCCAGTTTCCGACAATTCCGCTCCATCGCCAGGACTTTCCACGCGATGCCTTCTTGCTGAAGCGCGTGATCGATATATTGCTGGCCTCCGCCGCGTTGGTAATCGCGGCGCCATTTATGGTGGTCATCGCGTTGCTCATCCGCTCGGACTCACCAGGACCTGTGCTGTACACGGCTGATCGGCTGGGCCGCAAAGGCCGCGTGTTCAAGTGCTATAAATTCCGCACTATGGTGAAAGACGCAGACCAGCGACGCGAGGATTTGCAGCACATGAATGAGCGCGATGGAGTGCTGTTCAAGATCAAGGAAGACCCACGCCTGACGCACGTTGGCCGCTGGCTCCGTAAGTACTCGCTGGATGAATTGCCGCAGTTCTGGAATGTGCTCAAGGGTGAAATGAGCATGGTTGGTCCTCGGCCACCGCTCGCCGCCGAGGTGGAGAAGTACGATCTCGCCCATCTCCGCCGCCTCGACGTGCTGCCCGGTATCACCGGGCTTTGGCAGGTCGAAGCGCGGCAGGATCCATCGTTCGACAGCTACATCTCGCTGGATACGGCGTATGTAGAGAACTGGAGCCTGATGCTCGACATGCGCATCCTCGCGCGCACGATCGGAGTTGTCTTCGCTGGGACTGGCGCCTAG
- a CDS encoding NAD+ synthase, producing the protein MRIALAQINPTVGDFSGNLQIISRFYEQAARDGAELVIFPELATAGYPPADLLEKETFVCSAEESLHKLAQLTSGENRPAILVGSPMRCQQEGGKHVRNVAAVLEFGEIRFTQTKRLLPFYDVFDEQRYFEPATRQGLTKIKGHAVAITVCEDAWNDKMFWPQRFYPNDPVEELMKQWAVLPQPLSGHRLILNISASPYWHGKPAVRRRMIRALAERHGATVVMVNQVGANDSLIFDGDSFAMNPRGEVIAQCKEFEEDLVIVDTQNAQPVTVSHRNEAIAENAKMPGGEAECERTWKALVLGTRDYLRKCGFRQALLGLSGGIDSALVAAIAVEAIGAENIRGIGMPSEFSSEGSVTDAERLAKNLGIRFDVVPVRAIYEQFSRALEPFFKGTPFGLAEENLQPRIRGSLLMAISNKQGGLVLTTGNKSEMATGYCTLYGDMVGALAVIGDLYKTEVYALSRYANREREIIPQETIDKEPSAELRPGQKDTDSLPPYEILDPILRAYVEDYRSADEIAKMRNVSPDLVRRIIRLVELAEYKRQQAAPVLKVSKKAFGMGRRFPIAARRDV; encoded by the coding sequence GTGCGAATAGCTCTGGCTCAGATCAACCCAACTGTGGGTGATTTTTCAGGAAATCTTCAGATCATCTCCAGGTTCTACGAACAGGCAGCTCGCGACGGCGCCGAGCTGGTCATCTTCCCGGAACTCGCAACGGCTGGATACCCGCCGGCCGACCTGCTGGAAAAAGAGACGTTCGTCTGCAGCGCGGAGGAATCGCTGCACAAGCTGGCGCAATTGACGAGCGGAGAGAACCGGCCCGCGATCCTGGTGGGCTCGCCGATGCGGTGTCAGCAGGAGGGTGGGAAGCACGTTCGCAACGTGGCCGCGGTCCTGGAGTTTGGCGAGATTCGCTTTACGCAGACCAAGCGGCTGCTTCCGTTCTATGACGTCTTCGACGAGCAACGGTATTTCGAGCCGGCGACACGCCAGGGACTGACGAAGATCAAGGGCCACGCCGTCGCGATCACGGTTTGCGAGGACGCCTGGAACGACAAGATGTTCTGGCCGCAACGCTTCTATCCCAACGACCCGGTGGAAGAGTTGATGAAGCAGTGGGCGGTGCTTCCGCAGCCGCTCAGCGGTCACCGGTTGATTCTGAACATTTCCGCTTCTCCGTATTGGCACGGCAAGCCGGCTGTGCGGCGCCGCATGATCCGCGCGCTCGCCGAGCGGCATGGAGCGACGGTCGTAATGGTCAATCAAGTCGGCGCGAATGACAGCCTTATCTTCGACGGCGATTCGTTTGCAATGAACCCGCGCGGCGAGGTGATCGCTCAGTGCAAAGAGTTCGAGGAAGACCTGGTCATCGTCGACACGCAGAATGCGCAGCCGGTGACGGTCTCGCACAGAAATGAAGCTATCGCCGAAAACGCAAAGATGCCGGGCGGCGAAGCTGAGTGCGAGCGCACCTGGAAGGCGCTGGTACTGGGCACGCGCGACTATCTGCGCAAGTGCGGCTTCCGGCAGGCGCTGCTCGGCTTGAGCGGAGGCATTGACTCGGCGCTGGTTGCGGCAATCGCAGTGGAAGCGATAGGCGCAGAGAACATTCGCGGGATCGGCATGCCGAGCGAGTTCTCTTCGGAGGGCTCGGTGACAGACGCCGAGCGGCTCGCGAAGAACCTCGGGATTCGATTTGATGTCGTTCCGGTGCGCGCAATCTACGAGCAGTTCTCGCGCGCCCTGGAGCCATTCTTCAAGGGGACGCCGTTCGGACTCGCAGAGGAGAATCTGCAGCCGAGAATTCGTGGCAGCCTCCTCATGGCGATTTCAAATAAGCAGGGCGGCCTGGTGCTGACGACGGGCAACAAGAGCGAGATGGCAACCGGCTACTGCACGCTCTATGGTGATATGGTCGGCGCATTGGCGGTGATTGGCGACCTTTATAAGACCGAGGTTTACGCTCTCAGCCGCTATGCGAACCGCGAACGTGAGATCATCCCGCAGGAGACCATCGACAAGGAGCCTTCGGCGGAGTTGCGGCCCGGACAGAAGGACACGGACTCGTTGCCACCCTACGAGATCCTTGACCCCATTCTGCGCGCGTATGTGGAGGACTACCGTTCGGCCGACGAGATTGCAAAGATGCGGAACGTCTCACCGGATTTGGTACGCCGCATTATCCGGCTCGTAGAACTTGCAGAGTACAAGCGGCAACAAGCCGCCCCGGTGCTGAAGGTTTCCAAGAAGGCATTCGGCATGGGCAGGCGCTTTCCCATCGCGGCGAGGCGTGACGTTTAA
- a CDS encoding thioredoxin domain-containing protein, producing the protein MKQVIIGMACALAMSGATMLAQNVPASNTPVAAPATPAPQASAEAPNPFPPANPKNFSADSPSLDEVNGFLKALWGYDTNRIWQVEGIVKTTAPGVAKVVVLVGDKRAPGKTSPLIFFTTPDGKHAIAENVMDFGIKPFAAARKTLQERADGAARGAKSNELLFVEFADLQCDRCKDAQDKMDSLQQDFPQARIVFEDAPAMNHPYAERAALDGVCVRKAKGDAAFFSFAQAVYSKQAGLTPASADATLKTAISAAGADPAAVTACAALPETKATVDATVKLAQDLGATQLPVIAVNGHFISLDSVPYETLKEMIAFQAGQDGITVHLQPTLSTLK; encoded by the coding sequence GTGAAACAAGTAATCATCGGGATGGCGTGCGCTCTGGCAATGAGCGGCGCCACAATGCTTGCACAGAACGTCCCGGCTTCGAACACGCCGGTTGCAGCTCCGGCCACACCCGCGCCGCAGGCGTCCGCAGAGGCCCCGAATCCGTTCCCTCCAGCGAACCCAAAGAACTTCAGTGCGGATTCGCCCAGCCTGGACGAGGTGAACGGCTTTTTGAAGGCGCTATGGGGCTATGACACAAACAGGATCTGGCAGGTGGAAGGCATCGTGAAGACGACCGCGCCGGGTGTGGCCAAGGTCGTTGTTCTCGTGGGCGACAAGCGCGCCCCCGGGAAGACATCGCCTCTCATCTTTTTCACAACTCCCGATGGCAAACACGCGATCGCCGAAAACGTCATGGACTTCGGCATTAAACCCTTTGCTGCGGCTCGCAAGACCCTGCAGGAGCGCGCCGACGGGGCCGCCAGGGGCGCCAAGAGCAACGAGTTGCTGTTTGTAGAGTTCGCCGATCTGCAGTGCGATCGCTGCAAAGACGCGCAGGATAAGATGGACAGCCTCCAGCAGGACTTTCCGCAAGCGCGCATCGTCTTCGAAGATGCTCCCGCAATGAATCATCCGTACGCGGAACGCGCCGCGCTGGATGGAGTTTGCGTCCGCAAGGCCAAGGGGGACGCCGCATTCTTCAGTTTCGCCCAGGCGGTTTACTCGAAACAGGCCGGCCTGACACCCGCGAGTGCTGACGCGACCCTGAAGACTGCAATCTCTGCGGCCGGCGCGGACCCGGCCGCCGTCACAGCGTGCGCTGCGCTGCCTGAAACGAAAGCGACCGTGGATGCGACGGTCAAACTGGCGCAGGACCTCGGTGCAACACAGCTTCCGGTGATCGCCGTGAACGGCCACTTCATCTCGCTCGACTCAGTTCCGTACGAGACGCTCAAAGAGATGATCGCCTTCCAGGCAGGTCAGGATGGAATCACCGTGCATCTGCAGCCCACGCTGTCGACGCTCAAGTAA
- a CDS encoding helix-turn-helix domain-containing protein, which yields MKRELDNLVLQMHAAGISYADAVREFKKRFLLEVLVRHRGNQCKAAEELGMHRNTLSRTLAELDLDSAQIRRGIRRPPRSVRPVARPGLQVVGGR from the coding sequence GTGAAGCGCGAACTCGACAATCTCGTCCTCCAGATGCACGCCGCGGGCATCAGCTATGCCGATGCGGTTCGTGAGTTCAAGAAGCGGTTCCTGCTCGAAGTGCTGGTTCGTCATCGCGGCAATCAATGCAAGGCGGCCGAGGAGCTCGGCATGCACCGGAACACGCTCAGCCGCACGCTGGCTGAGCTGGATCTGGATTCGGCGCAGATTCGCCGAGGGATTCGCCGTCCGCCGCGCTCGGTGCGGCCGGTGGCGCGGCCTGGCCTGCAGGTTGTAGGCGGCCGATAA
- a CDS encoding CvpA family protein: MNPLDWMLAVLLVYSTIRAAMRGLVREMFALGGLLVGFVLACWYYREVAQFLRGLVNSEPLADFCAFLLIVSLVMIASTLAGTLVRRAASVVGLSPLDRLGGAAFGAARGLVLAMALLLAVTAFLPTAPWVQGSKFSPYLLRASHAVSFVMPRQLKRQLVEGLDRLKHTTPDWINYGTSSHTGS; encoded by the coding sequence ATGAATCCGCTGGACTGGATGCTCGCGGTGCTGCTCGTGTATTCGACGATCCGCGCGGCGATGCGCGGGCTAGTGCGCGAGATGTTCGCGCTGGGCGGGCTGCTGGTGGGGTTTGTGCTGGCGTGCTGGTACTACCGCGAAGTCGCGCAATTTTTGCGTGGGCTGGTGAACTCGGAACCGCTGGCGGACTTCTGCGCGTTCCTTTTGATTGTGTCCTTAGTAATGATCGCGTCGACGCTCGCGGGTACTTTGGTCCGGCGAGCGGCGAGCGTAGTTGGGCTTAGCCCGTTGGATCGCCTTGGCGGAGCAGCGTTTGGCGCGGCGCGTGGGCTTGTGCTGGCGATGGCGCTGCTGCTGGCGGTCACGGCGTTTCTGCCCACCGCACCCTGGGTGCAGGGCTCGAAATTTTCTCCCTATTTGCTTCGCGCCTCGCATGCTGTATCCTTCGTCATGCCGCGACAACTGAAGCGCCAATTGGTGGAGGGTCTGGACCGGCTAAAGCACACAACGCCCGACTGGATCAACTACGGCACTTCGTCGCACACTGGCAGTTAA